From Deltaproteobacteria bacterium, one genomic window encodes:
- a CDS encoding 3-hydroxyacyl-CoA dehydrogenase family protein gives VQLVEELSKKLGKEVFMAKDFPGFCLNRMFPLFINEAFYVLMEGVSKAEDIDTGVRLNLRHPMGPLELADFVGLDTILSILEYLNREIGDRYRPCPLLKKLVLGGHLGIKTGKGVYDYTASVKKSRVL, from the coding sequence CCGTCCAGTTGGTGGAGGAGCTCTCTAAGAAATTGGGCAAGGAAGTCTTTATGGCTAAAGATTTCCCAGGATTTTGCCTGAACCGGATGTTTCCTCTATTCATCAATGAGGCTTTCTATGTCCTTATGGAAGGAGTCAGCAAAGCAGAGGACATCGATACGGGCGTACGCTTGAATTTACGGCATCCCATGGGCCCCCTGGAATTGGCCGACTTCGTGGGATTGGACACCATATTATCCATCTTGGAGTATTTAAATCGGGAAATAGGCGACCGATATCGGCCCTGCCCTTTACTGAAAAAACTAGTCCTTGGAGGACATTTGGGAATCAAAACCGGCAAGGGTGTTTATGATTATACGGCAAGCGTGAAAAAAAGCCGGGTATTATGA